The DNA region CGTTCCAATTAAGCAATTTAAGTATGGCTTCATTTACAAGAGCGCTGTCCAGTTTTATCCATCTGCTTCACCACAACGAATTAAAGAAATACAATCCGAGTCCAGTTACCTTGCTGCGGAGTATTCTATAAAATCACAAACGATTGAAACCGCTTTGGACCTTTACTGCGAGCGGATTTCTATAAATCCACTATTAAAGCAGGATTGCTTTATTCTCAATTCTGTAAAATTTACTTTGCATCAGGATACCTGGTATTTAAAAAGTGAATCCGGACAATTGATTCGATTGGCAAATAGTATTACTGAAATTCAAGAGCTGCTGACTTATACAGCGAATGTTCGAAATTTTATTATCGGAGAATATGAAAACAATTCTTTAAAAGTATTTTCTGTAATAATGGATTATGAAATAATTAATCTAAAGCAATAAGTTTCGTAGAACTCAACTCCGTGAATTAAAATTTTGTCGGCGGAGGTTTAATTACCAGAAACTCAAATTGATTATTCCATAGGATTTTTTGGAAATCAAACTCAAATTAATTTGATTAAAAAGCCCAGTTCCCGAAGATTCTATGTAAACAAAAAGGTCCTAGATTAAGATGGTGGTCAATAATTTAGCCACAATTTTATAACTCTTTAAATCTAAGACCATGACAAATTTAGCCAAATCAATTGATTTTTCAGGACAGAAAATTTACGTAGGCCTGGATGTTCATGCATTGAACTGGAATGTTACGACGTGTTCGGATCACATAATTCTTAAGACTTTTCATATGGCAGCTGATTTGAATTTATTAGTAAATTATCTAAATTCAAATTATCCGGGAGCAAGTTTTGAAATAGCCTATGAAGCTGGGTTTTCTGGGTTTTGGTTACAGAGAAAGCTTCAGCAATTAAATTTTCAATGTATAGTTGTAAATCCTGGAGATGTTCCTCAAACAAATAAGAATGCTCTAAATAAGACAGATAAGATAGATTCTAAAAGGATAGCATTAGCATTGAGAACAAGGCAACTAAAGGGTATATTCATACCATCAGAAACCCAAGAAGATGACAGAATTATTTTAAGACAAAGAGCTCAATTAGTAAAAAGTATAACCCGAACTAAAAATATGATTAAATCATTTTTACACTTTAAAGGGATACAAATACCGCAACCATTTAAAAATCACGCTAGTAAAAAATTTATAACCTGGTTAAAATCTATAGAACATAAGGAAGCGTCTTCACGACTTGCACTCGATCAGAAAATAAAACATCTAGAGTTTTTACGAAGTGAATTATCAGAAGTTACAAGGCATATTAGAATGCTTATGAAATCAGATAAGTATATACAGCACACCACTGTATTGCGCAGCATACCAGGCATAGGTGAAATTATATGTTATGCGTTCATTACAGAAATCGGAGAAATAAAAAGATTTGGCTCCTTTTAAGCATTTAATTCGTTTGTTGGATTTTGTCCAACCGAACATAGTTCTGGTCAATCTGTACACAAAGGCAAAATCACACCTAGGCATAATAAAATATTAAGAAGTTTACTTGTAGAAACTGCATGGACTTCCATTAGAATAGATCCATCCATGACGTTATACTATTTAAAATTGATAAAAAGAATGTCAGGAAAACGAGCTATAATTCGTGTAGCAAGAAAACTATTAAACAGAATATACAATCTATGGATAAAAAATATAAAATACGAAAACATGAAATAATAAATTAGTTTAATTAAATCTTATTTACAAATCTTAATAAATGAATAGCAAGACCACCAGGGGACGCATGTATTTAATTACTCTCGAAGATTGTGGCTGTTATATTACAAATTAATAAAATGGTGTGGCATTAAAAATCGACCACTAATAGGAGCTTGAGATTTTTATATAAGATTAATTGAATTAATGTAAATTTGTATCAGGCAAAAAAAATCTTGAGAAGGCAAGGGCTCTTTTCCAGCCTTTGCTTTCGAAAGAAATTTGATCTCCCTTTTGTTTAGCACTTTTTGTTACATAGGAGTCGTCCCCGCCGAGGGTTAAGGGAAGTATATCTCAACGAAGTAACTCTTAATTTAAAAACAAGATTTATACTTTTAACATATATTGCTTAACGAATCATTGGCGTGTACATCTTAAGAATTGGATCGTAATAAATTTAAAAATCCAATTAATAATTCCCTTTTATTTTTTGAATTGACTACTTAGAGAAATACCTTTCCTCAATTAACTACAACAGCCAGGGGCACAGCAAGCCGATTTATTTTTTGGTTTACTTGCAAAGACAGTAATGCTTTCGATGCCATAGTTTCCGACATGATACTGAGCCAATTGATTCTCATCCAGATACTGGTTTAAAATATCATCTGGAATCAGTATGGGTTTTTGTTTTTGAATTTGGATGTTTTCAAATTGAAGCT from Saprospiraceae bacterium includes:
- a CDS encoding IS110 family transposase, whose amino-acid sequence is MTNLAKSIDFSGQKIYVGLDVHALNWNVTTCSDHIILKTFHMAADLNLLVNYLNSNYPGASFEIAYEAGFSGFWLQRKLQQLNFQCIVVNPGDVPQTNKNALNKTDKIDSKRIALALRTRQLKGIFIPSETQEDDRIILRQRAQLVKSITRTKNMIKSFLHFKGIQIPQPFKNHASKKFITWLKSIEHKEASSRLALDQKIKHLEFLRSELSEVTRHIRMLMKSDKYIQHTTVLRSIPGIGEIICYAFITEIGEIKRFGSF